A single Coregonus clupeaformis isolate EN_2021a chromosome 39, ASM2061545v1, whole genome shotgun sequence DNA region contains:
- the LOC121554200 gene encoding uncharacterized protein LOC121554200, with protein sequence MVLYMLRKSSRRYSFDLQRPGYDHETPLSCMEQPGTYEPTNDQEDSVREGGGDDDDDDDDGDHHAMSPVANGSAGSTGETGSTGETVENGEKQGHGDGDNFSNFCGSEITLTPPIKKVFSLDQSIIDRIIDNN encoded by the exons ATGGTTCTCTATATGCTGAGGAAGAGTTCCAGG aGGTACTCGTTTGACCTGCAGCGTCCAGGCTATGACCACGAGACCCCCCTCAGCTGCATGGAACAACCCGGAACCTATGAACCCACCAATG ATCAGGAGGACTCTGTGAGAgagggtggtggtgatgatgatgatgatgatgatgatggtgatcaCCATGCTATGAGCCCTGTAGCTAATGGCTCAGCTGGGTCCACTGGAGAGACTGGGTCTACAGGGGAGACTGTGGAGAACG gaGAGAAGCAGGGTCATGGTGATGGAGACAACTTCAGCAACTTCTGTGGCAGTGAGATCACTCTGACTCCGCCCATAAAAAAGGTCTTTAGCCTGGACCAGTCAATTATTGATAGGATAATTGACAATAATTGA